GGGGCGGTGGCTCTGTTTGAAATGCCGGGGGACGGAAACGGGGCGGCAGATCCGGGAGAGAGGATAGAACTGGAAATAGAGATATACGGTCCGGACGACGGAGGAACAATATCATCCTGCCTTGATGTCTCGGAAATATCCACCGTAGGGAGCGGGTTTCTGGTATCGGAAGCAGTTTTGAACGGGGAAGGACGGGCTTTGCTCAGCTTTGAATTCGTTATAGCAGATTTGAACGAGGACAGGCCGGATCTTTCCCTTTCGGGCTCTGTCCCGGCATATCTTCCGCTTTCAATAGAGGGTGAAGATGCCCGGAATACGACGGAGATACCGTTATGGATATCATACCGCGGAGATGCCTTTACATCCGATCCCCCCGTCTGTTTCCAGGGGGGAGGCGCTCATACGGGGATCTTCCATGATGGGCCGGGCACCGACTTGAAAATGAAATGGAATTACGATATTCCAGGAACGGGAAGCATAGTCTGTCAGCCCGCGGTCTCCAGAAAAATGGTCTTTGCGGCAAGAAGAGAAGGCGAAAAGAGTGTTGTATACGCAGTCGACAGGGCTTCCGGAGGATTCCTCTGGAGGAGAAAGCTGCCGGGTGAATGCAGGCACGCGCCACGGTCGATGCTCTGGGCAGGGGGAGTCCTTTTTGTGCCATCGGGACGATATCTCTGTGCCGTGGACTGTGAGACTGGAGCAATCGTATGGTCGCGGACCGTGGGTGTCGAAGAGGGGTGGAAATATACGGCCGGTGAACCGGTGGGTGACCAGGATGTGATCGTCTGTACATTCCACTGTCCGGAAACGGGAGCAGATGACATCGTCATGGCTATGGATCGTCTGACGGGTAACAGGCTCTGGATCGACAGGGATCATGAGATGGTCTATGGAACGGCTCCTCCGGCGTTAGACAGGACAGAGCTTGTGGTGGTCGATCTGGCCGGAAGGATGGCAGCCTTCGATATCAGCTCGGGAAGACGGCTGTGGACGATAGAGACCGGGATCTCCCCTGGATTCCCACTGATGATCTCCTCCCATGCGGCTATCATATGTGGAGGAGGCGGAAGGATCGGTGCCTTTCTGATCGAAGACGGTATGGCACTATGGGAATGTGAAACGGGTGCAATACCACAGGGTCCTCCCTGCTTGACGCCAGACGGGATGATGACGGTCGTCGTAAGGACCGGACTCGTTCCCGGCATTCTTCGGATCGGGCCATCGGGAGATCTCGATTCTCCCCTGGCGGAGATAGGAGGGTATGGGTTCTCCGGGGCGATCTCGTCAGGAGGGATGATTTTTTCCGGAAGGGAAGACGGCAGGATAGGGATCTATTCCACTGCCGGGGAGTCGATAGCGGAGGTTCCGATAGCTCCGGGCGAAGATGCCGCAGCGAAGTTGCCGTTTATAAGTGGAGAAGAACTTTATGTATGTGTGAATACGAACGGCAGGGATATTCTGATAGCATTGGCCCATTCTGGCGGGCAGGCACCTTCCGTTCGGGGCAGGATCGTGAACTACCCCAACCCCTTCAATCCTTCGACTACCATCCGATTCATCAATGGCTCGGGCGGGCATGTGAGGCTGCGTGTGTTCGATGTGGCCGGGAGGCTGGTGAGGACGATTGTCGATGAATTCCTTCCTGCCGGACCCGGCGAATATACCTGGGATGGTCTGACAGAAAAGGGAAGTGTCGCGTCGTCGGGTGTCTTCTTCGCTATGCTCGAGTGCCCGGACGGGACCTTCACACGCAAGATACTATTGTTGAAATAGGCTTAAGCCTGCAAAAATAATGGAACAAGGTGGGCTTTTGGCGTATAAAAGATATTGAAGGCTCCGCTTTCTGACGGAGCCTTAAGAGTCATTAATGACATGGGCCGCCGCCTGAAGGAGGAAAATTGTCTCTCAGGAGTCCGATAACACTGATACTGATGATAGTCATGCTGCTGTCCGGCTGTGGTGGTGGGAAGGTGACAGAGTACTCCATTGAGCAGTTCCTCGATTACAGGATAGTCGCCGGAGGTTCTTTTTCTCACGACGAGACGAAACTGCTGTTCACTATGGACAGCATGGAGACTTTCAACGCCTGGACGGTCCCGGTCGCCGGCGGGAAACCGGTCACCCTGACCGATTCGAGGAAGGCTCCAGTGTTTGCCCTTTCATATTTCCCCGATGACGACAGGTTTCTTTTCCTGTCCGATAAAAGCGCCAGGGGCAATTACCATTTATATCTCATGGATGAAAACGGAGATGTGACCGATCTCACACCGGAAAAGAAAGCCCGGGCAGTTTTCTATGGCTGGACCCGCGACAGAAAACATATGATCTTCGGGTCGAACAAGAGGGATCCGAGATTTACAGATATATACCTGATGAATGTCGAGAAGATGAAGCCGAAGATGATATTTTTAAATGACAGGGGATACAATTTCGGGCATCTCTCGTCAAATATGAGATACATGTCGTTCTCCCGGTACAGGACGGAACATGACTCGCAGATGTATATATACGACAGGGACACGGGTGAGATGAAAGACATATCCCGCCATACAGGCGAGGTACATTATCAGCCCCTCGAGTTCTGCAGCGAGTCGAGATATCTATATTACCTTACAAACAGTGGGAGCGAGTTCCGGTACCTTCGCAGATACGATCTGGCAACCGGCGAGAGCGAGACTGTCGAGACGGCGGAATGGGATATCGTATATTCGTATTTCTCATATGACGGCAAGTACAGGATGACCGGAATAAACGTGAACGGAAAGACAGAGATCAGGATCTATGACGAGACTACTGGCGAAAGGGTGGAGATACCGGAAGCCCCGACCGGAGAGATCTCAAATGTCGGATTCTCGCGAAGCGGAAGGTATATGAAGTATTCGGTCAACAGTCCGCATTCGCCGAACGATCTTTACGTCTATGATTTCCAGACTGGACGACACACGAGGGTGACCCGGGCGATGAACCCGGAAATAGATATGGCAGACCTTGTGGATGCCGTGGCGGTCAGGTACAGGTCTTTCGACGGTGAGGTCATCCCGGCTGTATTGTACAAGCCGAAGAAGATCAGGGCAGGGGACCGCGTCCCGGCGCTGGTCTACGCTCATGGTGGCCCCGGAGGCCAGTCAACATTCAGGTACAAGGCATTATTCCAGTATATGGCTAACCATGGCTATGTGGTCCTGGCGCCGAACAACCGCGGCAGCAACGGGTATGGAAAGAGATTCCTTTCTCTGGATGACAGGAAGCACGGGCGTGACGATCTACAGGATCTTATCGAAGGAAAGAACTGGCTCATCAAAACAGGCTATGTAGACCCCGAAAGGATAGGGATCATCGGTGACAGTTACGGTGGATTCCTGGTGCTCTCCGCGATGGCTTTCCATCCGTCTGAATTCGCCGTCGGTGTCGATCTGTTCGGGATAGCGAACTGGATAAGGACTCTCAGGGACCTTCCCTCGTACTGGGAAAATTACAAGGATGCCTTTTATCGTGAAATGGGTTATCCTGACAAGGATGAGGAGTACCTCAGAGGCATTTCTCCCATCTATCACGCAGAACGGATAACGGACCCGCTCATGGTGATACAGGGGGGGAAGGACAACTGGGTGCTGAAGGTCGAGGCAGAAGAGGTGGTCGACACGGTGAAGCGGGGAGGAGTCGACGTCGAATACATGCTGTTCGAAGATGAGGGACACGGGTTTTCCGGGAAGACCAACCGGTTGAAGGCTTACAGGGGGATCCTCGAATTTCTGGACAGGCATCTGAAAGACACGAAAAAATAAAACATAAACAGGAGAGACCGATCTGATGAATTCGCAAGGCGACGCGGAGATACTGCAAAAATTCGAGCATGCCTGCGGGCAGTTGAAGGGCCAGATAGCAAAAGTGATCATCGGGCAGGAAAGAGTAGTCGATGAACTGGTAATGGCCCTTTTCACTGGAGGCCACTGCCTCCTGGTCGGAGTGCCGGGATTGGCCAAGACACTTCTTGTCTCGACCGTGGCGGACTGCCTTGGCCTCGGGTTTTCGAGGATACAGTTCACCCCGGACCTGATGCCGAGCGATATTATGGGAACCGAAGTGCTGGAGGAGGATAAGGCTGCCGGGAACAGGGTGTTCAGATTCATCCGTGGCCCGGTCTTTGCGAATGTTGTCCTTGCCGATGAGATCAACAGGACACCTCCCAAGACACAGGCGGCGCTGCTGCAGGCGATGCAGGAGTACGAGGTGACGGTCGGGGGCAAGACGCACATGCTCGGACGGCCATTCTTTGTCCTGGCGACACAGAATCCAATCGAGCTCGAGGGTACATACCCGCTGCCCGAGGCGCAGCTGGACAGGTTCATGTTTAATATCCAGGTCGATTACCCGTCAGAAGAAGAGGAACTCAGGATCGTCGAGACTACGACTACTTCTGTTCCTGACAAGCCGGAGAAGGTACTCAGCGGAGCGGAGATAGTAGAGATCCAGCAGATGTTGATGAAGGTCCCTGTCTCTGAAAAGGTACTTTCCTACGGTGTCAGACTCGTCAGAGCGAGCAGGGGAAGCGAATTTCCGGATATCAGCCAGTACCTTTCCTGGGGCGCCGGGCCCCGGGCGGGCCAGTACCTCATGCTGGGAGCAAAGGCGAGAGCTGTCATGACCGGCAGGACCACACCCGATATCGAGGAC
The sequence above is drawn from the Candidatus Latescibacterota bacterium genome and encodes:
- a CDS encoding MoxR family ATPase; translated protein: MNSQGDAEILQKFEHACGQLKGQIAKVIIGQERVVDELVMALFTGGHCLLVGVPGLAKTLLVSTVADCLGLGFSRIQFTPDLMPSDIMGTEVLEEDKAAGNRVFRFIRGPVFANVVLADEINRTPPKTQAALLQAMQEYEVTVGGKTHMLGRPFFVLATQNPIELEGTYPLPEAQLDRFMFNIQVDYPSEEEELRIVETTTTSVPDKPEKVLSGAEIVEIQQMLMKVPVSEKVLSYGVRLVRASRGSEFPDISQYLSWGAGPRAGQYLMLGAKARAVMTGRTTPDIEDIRAVARPVLRHRLVTNFHAEADGVTTEDLVGRLLESVRP
- a CDS encoding S9 family peptidase, with amino-acid sequence MSLRSPITLILMIVMLLSGCGGGKVTEYSIEQFLDYRIVAGGSFSHDETKLLFTMDSMETFNAWTVPVAGGKPVTLTDSRKAPVFALSYFPDDDRFLFLSDKSARGNYHLYLMDENGDVTDLTPEKKARAVFYGWTRDRKHMIFGSNKRDPRFTDIYLMNVEKMKPKMIFLNDRGYNFGHLSSNMRYMSFSRYRTEHDSQMYIYDRDTGEMKDISRHTGEVHYQPLEFCSESRYLYYLTNSGSEFRYLRRYDLATGESETVETAEWDIVYSYFSYDGKYRMTGINVNGKTEIRIYDETTGERVEIPEAPTGEISNVGFSRSGRYMKYSVNSPHSPNDLYVYDFQTGRHTRVTRAMNPEIDMADLVDAVAVRYRSFDGEVIPAVLYKPKKIRAGDRVPALVYAHGGPGGQSTFRYKALFQYMANHGYVVLAPNNRGSNGYGKRFLSLDDRKHGRDDLQDLIEGKNWLIKTGYVDPERIGIIGDSYGGFLVLSAMAFHPSEFAVGVDLFGIANWIRTLRDLPSYWENYKDAFYREMGYPDKDEEYLRGISPIYHAERITDPLMVIQGGKDNWVLKVEAEEVVDTVKRGGVDVEYMLFEDEGHGFSGKTNRLKAYRGILEFLDRHLKDTKK
- a CDS encoding S8 family serine peptidase — translated: MKVINYIILFLSLLVIPAIEGELDIINRTNMILDAEKNNLDPNRDEAGYMLLEHMVEEANYFIPAVDDRLQGGDRSEKSRSVTLSSSIDPGPSIPGVRDPLWDQMWGWRAAGLEEAWKHATGEGVTIAIIDTGCDLGHPDLEKSLWTNEMEFSGLHGVDDDGNGYIDDLHGYDFVSVSEQSMVEGEDGWPPDGDPGDTNGHGTHVAGIIGAVAGNGLGIEGVAPRCRLMILRAAYTDLYGAGALSGHDVAEAIRYAVAMGADVINMSFGGGYSEEIHREIIIAEKEGIVLVSSAGNNGAGSELFPASCLETIAVGASDPNGNPAIFSSCVPGVDCLAPGVSVISTGPGGYAVRSGTSTAAPFVSGTAALILSGPEPVPLEMVRGRILSGCLREGSDDEILYGCRGCGNIRADLSIAANTRYFAVPESSELITDDISDCGIYPPGRKFILIVRARNLLERIEGGQIQIEPDREGIFTVAPVVSEQIDLGTDEIFEARYELVSLVPIDEGEMIGFRFSLVCDGEIQTTGIDQQVPAAPRYTSGAVALFEMPGDGNGAADPGERIELEIEIYGPDDGGTISSCLDVSEISTVGSGFLVSEAVLNGEGRALLSFEFVIADLNEDRPDLSLSGSVPAYLPLSIEGEDARNTTEIPLWISYRGDAFTSDPPVCFQGGGAHTGIFHDGPGTDLKMKWNYDIPGTGSIVCQPAVSRKMVFAARREGEKSVVYAVDRASGGFLWRRKLPGECRHAPRSMLWAGGVLFVPSGRYLCAVDCETGAIVWSRTVGVEEGWKYTAGEPVGDQDVIVCTFHCPETGADDIVMAMDRLTGNRLWIDRDHEMVYGTAPPALDRTELVVVDLAGRMAAFDISSGRRLWTIETGISPGFPLMISSHAAIICGGGGRIGAFLIEDGMALWECETGAIPQGPPCLTPDGMMTVVVRTGLVPGILRIGPSGDLDSPLAEIGGYGFSGAISSGGMIFSGREDGRIGIYSTAGESIAEVPIAPGEDAAAKLPFISGEELYVCVNTNGRDILIALAHSGGQAPSVRGRIVNYPNPFNPSTTIRFINGSGGHVRLRVFDVAGRLVRTIVDEFLPAGPGEYTWDGLTEKGSVASSGVFFAMLECPDGTFTRKILLLK